From the Equus quagga isolate Etosha38 chromosome 16, UCLA_HA_Equagga_1.0, whole genome shotgun sequence genome, one window contains:
- the HEY1 gene encoding hairy/enhancer-of-split related with YRPW motif protein 1, which yields MKRAHPEYSSSDSELDETIEVEKESADENGNLSSALGSMSPTTSSQILARKRRRGIIEKRRRDRINNSLSELRRLVPSAFEKQGSAKLEKAEILQMTVDHLKMLHTAGGKGYFDAHALAMDYRSLGFRECLAEVARYLSIIEGLDASDPLRVRLVSHLNNYASQREAASGAHAGLGHIPWGSAFGHHPHVAHPLLLPQNGHGNTGTTASPTEPHHQGRLASAHPEAPALRAPPGGGLGPVLPVVTSTSKLSPPLLSSVASLSAFPFSFGSFHLLSPNALSPSAPTQAANLGKPYRPWGTEIGAF from the exons ATGAAGCGAGCCCACCCCGAGTACAGCTCCTCGGATAGCGAGCTGGACGAGACCATCGAGGTGGAAAAGGAGAGTGCGGATGAGAATGG AAACTTGAGTTCGGCTCTAGGTTCCATGTCCCCAACGACATCTTCACAGATCTTGGCCAGGAAAAGACGGAGAGGC ATCATTGAGAAGCGCCGAAGAGACCGGATCAATAACAGTTTATCAGAGCTGAGGAGGCTGGTACCCAGCGCTTTTGAGAAGCAG GGATCTGCTAAGCTAGAAAAAGCCGAGATCCTGCAGATGACCGTGGATCACCTGAAAATGCTGCATACTGCCGGAGGGAAAG gCTATTTTGACGCGCACGCCCTGGCTATGGACTATCGGAGTTTGGGGTTTCGGGAATGCCTGGCGGAAGTTGCCCGTTACCTGAGCATCATTGAAGGACTAGATGCCTCTGACCCTCTTCGAGTTCGTCTGGTCTCGCATCTTAACAACTACGCCTCCCAGCGGGAAGCGGCGAGCGGCGCCCACGCAGGCCTTGGACACATTCCCTGGGGGAGCGCCTTCGGACATCACCCGCACGTCGCGCACCCCCTGTTGCTGCCCCAGAACGGCCACGGGAACACTGGTACCACGGCCTCGCCCACGGAACCGCATCACCAGGGCAGGTTGGCTTCGGCACATCCCGAGGCGCCTGCCTTGCGAGCGCCCCCTGGCGGCGGCCTTGGACCGGTGCTCCCCGTGGTCACCTCCACCTCCAAACTCTCGCCGCCTCTGCTCTCGTCGGTGGCCTCCCTCTCCGCCTTCCCCTTCTCATTTGGCTCCTTCCACTTACTGTCTCCCAATGCACTGAGCCCTTCGGCACCCACGCAGGCAGCAAACCTTGGCAAGCCCTATAGACCTTGGGGCACGGAGATCGGAGCTTTTTAA